The following are encoded together in the Kribbella voronezhensis genome:
- a CDS encoding PaaI family thioesterase: MIEPPTRTATPQRELEPAERHPEAPAPGTVLPSHYENCVACGPAHPTGLRLVTTAGPGVSVTAEFTVTKEHQGAPGLAHGGVLATAMDETLGGLSWLLRRPMVTGRLETDYIRPVPVGATLFLRALCLGFDGRRMYANATARLGGPDGSIALRANAVFVVVPPKHFVEHGTDMTAENVHDYEVNP; this comes from the coding sequence GTGATCGAGCCACCGACCCGTACGGCGACGCCGCAGCGCGAGCTGGAGCCGGCAGAGCGTCACCCGGAGGCTCCTGCGCCGGGCACGGTCCTCCCGTCGCACTACGAGAACTGCGTGGCCTGTGGCCCGGCTCATCCGACCGGTCTGCGGCTGGTCACGACGGCAGGGCCTGGCGTGAGCGTCACCGCCGAGTTCACCGTGACCAAGGAGCACCAAGGCGCACCCGGGCTCGCCCACGGCGGCGTACTGGCCACTGCGATGGACGAAACGCTCGGTGGGCTCTCCTGGTTGCTGCGGCGCCCGATGGTCACTGGGCGGCTGGAGACCGACTACATCCGCCCGGTGCCGGTCGGAGCCACCCTGTTCCTGAGAGCGCTGTGTCTGGGTTTCGACGGCCGGCGGATGTACGCGAACGCCACTGCGCGGCTGGGTGGTCCGGACGGGAGCATCGCGTTACGAGCGAACGCGGTGTTCGTTGTAGTGCCGCCGAAGCATTTCGTCGAGCACGGTACCGACATGACCGCTGAGAACGTCCACGACTACGAGGTGAACCCATGA
- a CDS encoding DUF3710 domain-containing protein, giving the protein MIFRRKAKNDEAETTGGFFGDDEATAEETGAGTGAESGSGEPRGEGPFDSNEVDPAILTAEDRIDLGALVITGMPGMELRLQVDEATGDVQAVLLVLEDSALELRAFAAPKTSGIWAEVRREIAAEATRMGGTASETEGPFGTELVLVVPVEDPEGQIFSQTSRVIGIDGPRWLLRATVLGRAAVEPDAAPPMEQSLRNVVVVRGSEPMAPRESLALRLPAGAQPVDEEEA; this is encoded by the coding sequence GTGATCTTCCGCCGCAAGGCCAAGAACGACGAGGCCGAGACGACTGGTGGTTTCTTCGGCGACGACGAGGCGACGGCCGAGGAGACCGGTGCCGGGACGGGCGCTGAATCCGGCTCCGGGGAGCCGCGGGGCGAAGGGCCGTTCGACTCCAACGAGGTGGACCCGGCGATCCTGACCGCGGAGGACCGGATCGACCTGGGCGCGCTGGTGATCACCGGGATGCCCGGGATGGAACTGCGGTTGCAGGTCGACGAGGCCACCGGCGACGTGCAGGCCGTCCTGCTGGTGCTGGAGGACTCCGCGCTGGAGTTGCGTGCCTTCGCGGCACCGAAGACCTCAGGCATCTGGGCCGAGGTACGCCGGGAGATCGCCGCCGAGGCGACCCGGATGGGCGGCACCGCATCGGAGACCGAGGGCCCGTTCGGGACCGAACTCGTGCTCGTCGTACCGGTCGAGGACCCCGAGGGGCAGATCTTCAGCCAGACCTCGCGCGTGATCGGCATCGACGGGCCGCGCTGGCTGCTGCGCGCGACCGTGCTGGGCCGCGCCGCGGTCGAGCCCGACGCCGCGCCGCCGATGGAGCAGTCGCTGCGCAACGTCGTCGTCGTCCGGGGCAGTGAGCCGATGGCGCCGCGCGAGTCGCTGGCCCTGCGGCTGCCCGCCGGCGCCCAGCCGGTGGACGAGGAAGAGGCCTGA
- a CDS encoding DUF4193 domain-containing protein produces the protein MATDYDAPRKTDEDSSEESIEELKTRRHDKNSGKVDEDEAEAAESFELPGADLSHEELAVRVLPRQADEFTCSSCFLVHHRSQLASSKNGQLICRDCAA, from the coding sequence ATGGCGACTGACTACGACGCCCCGCGCAAGACGGACGAGGACTCCAGCGAGGAGTCGATCGAAGAACTGAAGACTCGCCGTCACGACAAGAACTCCGGCAAGGTCGACGAGGACGAGGCCGAGGCCGCTGAGAGCTTCGAGCTGCCCGGCGCCGACCTGAGCCACGAAGAGCTGGCAGTGCGGGTGCTCCCGCGCCAGGCCGACGAGTTCACATGCTCGAGCTGCTTCCTGGTGCATCACCGGAGCCAGCTCGCGAGCAGCAAGAACGGCCAGCTGATCTGCCGCGACTGCGCTGCCTGA
- a CDS encoding DUF3093 domain-containing protein, which yields MADAAHYRERLSVPVRWWLIAAAAVVTLWVITAVPAGTIAGTAVGGVAAVLLIVLFLRYGGALVEVDADKFRAGRASIDRAYLGKAVALTGEDARSAFGRDCDPKAYLVLRSYLPGAVRVELTDPHDPTPYWLVATKHPEQLAAALTQSSVARS from the coding sequence GTGGCCGATGCAGCTCATTACAGGGAACGTCTGAGCGTGCCGGTGCGCTGGTGGCTGATTGCCGCCGCGGCTGTCGTGACGCTGTGGGTGATCACCGCAGTACCGGCCGGCACGATCGCAGGCACCGCGGTCGGCGGCGTCGCCGCAGTACTGCTGATCGTCCTGTTCCTCCGGTACGGCGGTGCGCTGGTGGAGGTGGACGCGGACAAGTTCCGCGCCGGCCGCGCCTCCATCGACCGGGCGTACCTCGGCAAAGCCGTCGCCCTCACCGGCGAGGACGCCCGCAGCGCCTTCGGCCGCGACTGCGACCCCAAGGCCTACCTCGTACTACGGAGCTACCTGCCCGGCGCCGTACGGGTGGAACTCACCGACCCGCACGACCCCACGCCGTACTGGCTGGTCGCCACCAAGCACCCGGAGCAGCTCGCTGCCGCCTTGACGCAGAGCAGCGTGGCAAGATCCTGA
- a CDS encoding OB-fold nucleic acid binding domain-containing protein, producing MGSDKPAGLWKRAFRGLAGDRDEQDAEVLKDYASGCGARSITGCRDREMVTLYGTLRTITFSPRGGVPALEGELYDGTGTVKLIWLGRRKIAGIHPGSELIASGRIGVVDGDRVMFNPRYELRPAAAHG from the coding sequence ATGGGTAGCGACAAACCCGCGGGGCTGTGGAAGCGCGCCTTCCGGGGCCTTGCCGGAGACCGGGACGAGCAGGACGCCGAGGTACTGAAGGACTACGCGTCCGGCTGTGGCGCACGGTCCATCACCGGCTGCCGTGACCGCGAGATGGTCACGCTGTACGGGACGCTGCGGACGATCACCTTCAGCCCGCGCGGCGGCGTACCGGCTCTCGAAGGAGAGCTGTACGACGGCACCGGCACGGTGAAGCTGATCTGGCTCGGCCGGCGCAAGATCGCCGGGATCCACCCGGGATCGGAACTGATCGCGTCCGGGCGGATCGGTGTCGTGGACGGGGACCGGGTGATGTTCAACCCGAGGTACGAACTCCGTCCCGCGGCAGCCCATGGCTGA
- a CDS encoding DUF4235 domain-containing protein: protein MVGAKIGWKLVLAAFTIVVGLVANKAVTTAWKLGSGGKPPKGNQAGYAEVVTWAVASGGAAAAAKLFAERRAAQYYLKSTGHLPPGYDKKAGQDVEKA from the coding sequence GTGGTCGGAGCCAAGATCGGCTGGAAGCTCGTGCTCGCCGCATTCACGATCGTGGTGGGCCTGGTCGCCAACAAGGCGGTCACCACGGCCTGGAAGCTCGGGTCCGGCGGGAAGCCGCCGAAGGGCAACCAGGCCGGCTATGCCGAGGTCGTGACATGGGCCGTGGCCAGTGGTGGCGCAGCAGCGGCAGCGAAGCTCTTCGCCGAGCGCCGAGCAGCGCAGTACTACCTCAAGTCCACCGGCCACCTGCCGCCTGGTTACGACAAGAAGGCCGGTCAGGACGTCGAGAAGGCCTGA
- the dut gene encoding dUTP diphosphatase has product MTEVLIQRLDPELAVPAYAHPGDAGADLVTTTDVTLKPGERALVGTGIAIALQDGYAAFVHPRSGLAAKHGVTLVNAPGTVDAGYRGEIKVCLINTDTSAEVTLRRGDRIAQLVIQRVEKARFVEVATLPGSARGTGGHGSTGGFGDVTR; this is encoded by the coding sequence ATGACCGAGGTACTGATCCAGCGGCTCGACCCGGAGCTCGCAGTACCGGCGTACGCGCATCCCGGTGACGCCGGCGCTGACCTGGTGACGACGACCGACGTCACGCTGAAGCCGGGGGAGCGGGCGCTGGTCGGTACCGGCATCGCGATCGCCTTGCAGGACGGGTACGCCGCGTTCGTGCACCCCCGCTCCGGACTGGCCGCCAAGCACGGCGTCACACTCGTCAACGCGCCTGGCACCGTCGACGCGGGCTACCGTGGCGAGATCAAGGTGTGCCTGATCAACACCGACACCTCGGCCGAGGTCACGTTGCGCCGCGGCGACCGGATCGCCCAGTTGGTGATCCAGCGGGTCGAGAAGGCCAGGTTCGTCGAGGTGGCGACGTTGCCGGGTTCGGCCCGGGGTACCGGTGGGCACGGATCGACCGGTGGATTCGGTGATGTGACACGCTGA